A window of the Dissulfuribacter thermophilus genome harbors these coding sequences:
- the rodA gene encoding rod shape-determining protein RodA yields the protein MIERQNSMLNRFGIIKSIDWVLLGALFLIMGLGILNLYSASVVAHSPFYLKQIIWCVLGTLLMLMICLVDYRTIALYADIQFWSITGLLMLVLLVGRSAGGSQRWLDLGFFNLQPSEFAKIIMVIVFSKYFYENDKPIYGFKDLIKPAFFAAIPCLLILKQPDLGTAVMILMVLGTMVLVAKIRWSTFVTIFVVIASALPLVWKYLKPYQKRRIMTFLDPENDPFGSGYHIIQSKVAIGSGGLWGKGFMKGTQAHLSFLPEVHTDFAFSLWGEEWGFAGALFLVLLYAIVVYRGLKIAFESNERLGSFLAVGVTAMFFWQAVVNINMVIGLMPVVGVPLPLFSYGGSSVIVTLMGMGILLGVGSRKYFFHRK from the coding sequence TTGATCGAAAGACAGAATTCAATGTTGAATAGATTTGGCATTATTAAATCCATTGATTGGGTGCTGTTGGGGGCTCTCTTTTTAATAATGGGTCTTGGCATTCTTAATCTTTACAGCGCCAGTGTAGTAGCCCATAGCCCATTTTATCTCAAACAAATCATCTGGTGCGTATTGGGCACACTTTTAATGCTGATGATATGTCTTGTGGATTATAGAACAATAGCCCTTTATGCAGATATTCAATTTTGGTCTATTACTGGCCTATTGATGTTGGTGCTCCTTGTTGGGAGATCTGCTGGAGGTTCTCAACGTTGGCTTGATCTGGGTTTTTTTAACTTGCAACCATCTGAATTCGCCAAAATTATAATGGTTATTGTCTTTTCAAAGTACTTTTATGAAAATGACAAGCCAATATATGGATTCAAGGATTTAATTAAGCCTGCCTTTTTTGCAGCGATTCCATGTTTGCTTATATTAAAACAACCGGATCTAGGCACAGCGGTTATGATACTCATGGTCCTTGGGACCATGGTTTTGGTTGCCAAAATCAGATGGTCTACGTTCGTCACCATATTTGTTGTCATTGCTTCAGCACTTCCCTTGGTCTGGAAGTATCTCAAGCCCTATCAAAAAAGGAGAATAATGACCTTCCTTGACCCTGAAAATGACCCATTCGGCTCAGGCTATCACATCATCCAGTCAAAGGTAGCTATTGGCTCAGGTGGCTTGTGGGGAAAGGGTTTTATGAAAGGCACACAGGCCCATTTAAGTTTTTTGCCTGAGGTCCATACGGACTTTGCTTTTAGTCTTTGGGGTGAAGAGTGGGGATTTGCTGGGGCACTCTTTTTGGTATTGCTTTATGCCATTGTAGTATATCGGGGCCTCAAGATTGCATTTGAATCAAATGAACGCCTTGGATCTTTTTTGGCTGTGGGAGTAACTGCCATGTTTTTCTGGCAGGCAGTAGTGAATATAAATATGGTTATCGGACTCATGCCAGTCGTGGGGGTACCACTTCCTCTTTTCAGTTATGGTGGCTCTTCTGTAATAGTGACTTTGATGGGGATGGGCATCCTTTTGGGGGTCGGGTCGCGGAAATATTTTTTCCACAGAAAGTAG